From the endosymbiont of Bathymodiolus septemdierum str. Myojin knoll genome, one window contains:
- the fabZ gene encoding 3-hydroxyacyl-ACP dehydratase FabZ, which translates to MEMNIQDVKNYLPHRYPFLLIDRVLELEIGKSIVALKNVTYNEPQFTGHFPAQPIMPGVLIIEALAQATGILAFKSEVGKPIEGQIYMLVGVDKVRFKRMVEPGDQLRLEVEVMTVKRGIWKFKCIATVDDKVVTTAELMCTQKTTE; encoded by the coding sequence ATGGAAATGAACATACAGGATGTTAAGAATTACTTACCACATCGCTACCCTTTCTTGTTGATTGACAGAGTGCTAGAATTAGAAATTGGCAAGTCTATTGTTGCCTTGAAAAATGTAACCTATAACGAGCCACAATTCACGGGGCACTTCCCTGCACAGCCGATTATGCCAGGTGTTTTGATTATTGAAGCTTTGGCACAGGCAACGGGAATTTTGGCGTTTAAATCTGAAGTAGGTAAGCCGATTGAGGGACAAATTTATATGTTGGTTGGTGTCGACAAGGTGCGTTTTAAGCGTATGGTTGAGCCTGGCGACCAATTGCGCTTAGAGGTTGAAGTAATGACCGTTAAACGCGGTATTTGGAAATTTAAATGCATTGCCACGGTAGATGACAAAGTGGTTACTACTGCCGAATTAATGTGTACACAAAAAACCACTGAATAA